From Zingiber officinale cultivar Zhangliang chromosome 5B, Zo_v1.1, whole genome shotgun sequence, the proteins below share one genomic window:
- the LOC121985391 gene encoding root phototropism protein 2-like produces the protein MSWPLINKLVSIGGSDRRHHPLLCSISAMAAASVSTPRSATSEAMERTSQWVFSQDLPSDIVVQIGKVTFQLHKFMLVAKSGLIRRKVMESERVDLGRVDLSEVPGGADVFEKAAKFCYGLNFEISVNNVVALRCAAEYLQMTEEYCRGNLVQRTEEFIGQAALKTLPSAVALLRSCDAPDLLASAEHAGIVGRSVDVISLKACNEANFPTRSPSDWWAGELSSLSPTSFQKILARMKSRGAAPKSLATAIVAYVEKSLPDLLPLSAGALSSIPCGDTRTRQRGLLESLISILPPDRDAPLPVGFICCLLRAAIFLGASAACRRELEGRASVFLDQATVADLLTVTLDYSGDRVVDLDSARRIVAGFAEREASAGGGMLYGAGFNGVSCSPAVQKVARTVDSFLAEIATDDELSVSKFASIAGALPKSARRFDDDLYRAVDIYLKAHSELDEIEREKVCSVMDPLKLSYEARLHASQNKRLPLQIVLHALYYDQLQLRSGEEAGAAVAGIREPSLKVDVSLIRENEALRSELAKMKMYVSDMQRGGGQGMSGVKVAGSKKSFFSSVSRTLGKFNPFKQAGSKDTSNIDDGEQVTKPRRRRFSLS, from the exons ATGTCTTGgccattaattaataaattagtcAGTATTGGTGGAAGCGATCGTCGGCATCATCCTCTGCTCTGTTCTATATCTGCCATGGCCGCGGCCTCTGTTTCCACTCCCAGATCGGCTACCTCTGAAGCCATGGAGAGAACTAGCCAATG GGTCTTCTCCCAAGATCTGCCCAGCGACATCGTCGTCCAGATCGGGAAGGTTACTTTTCAACTGCACAAG TTTATGCTGGTGGCGAAGAGCGGGCTGATCCGGAGGAAggtgatggagtcggagagggtcGACCTGGGGCGCGTGGATCTGTCGGAGGTTCCCGGCGGCGCGGACGTGTTCGAGAAGGCGGCTAAGTTCTGCTACGGGCTTAACTTCGAGATTTCCGTCAACAACGTGGTGGCGCTCCGGTGCGCCGCCGAGTACTTGCAGATGACGGAAGAGTACTGCCGCGGGAACTTGGTGCAGAGGACAGAGGAGTTCATCGGCCAGGCGGCGCTCAAGACGCTCCCGTCTGCCGTCGCGTTGCTCCGCTCCTGCGACGCTCCTGATCTACTTGCTTCCGCGGAGCATGCTGGGATCGTCGGCCGCTCCGTGGACGTCATCAGCTTGAAGGCCTGCAACGAAGCTAACTTCCCGACACGCTCGCCGTCGGACTGGTGGGCCGGTGAACTCTCGTCGCTCTCTCCCACCTCGTTCCAGAAGATCCTTGCCCGCATGAAATCCCGCGGCGCCGCCCCTAAATCCCTCGCCACCGCCATCGTGGCCTACGTCGAGAAGTCCCTGCCGGACCTCCTCCCCCTTTCCGCCGGCGCCCTGTCCTCCATCCCCTGCGGCGACACCCGCACCCGGCAGCGCGGCCTCCTCGAATCCCTCATCTCTATTCTCCCGCCGGACCGCGACGCCCCCCTCCCAGTCGGCTTCATCTGCTGCCTCCTCCGCGCCGCGATCTTCCTCGGCGCCTCGGCAGCCTGCCGGAGGGAGCTCGAGGGCCGGGCCTCCGTCTTCCTCGACCAGGCCACGGTAGCCGACCTCCTCACCGTCACTCTGGACTACTCCGGCGACCGTGTCGTGGACCTAGACAGCGCCCGCCGGATCGTGGCCGGCTTCGCCGAGAGAGAAGCCAGCGCCGGCGGCGGCATGCTCTACGGCGCCGGCTTCAACGGCGTGAGCTGCTCTCCCGCGGTGCAAAAAGTCGCACGAACCGTGGACAGCTTCCTCGCTGAGATAGCCACCGACGACGAGCTTTCTGTCTCCAAGTTCGCGTCGATCGCCGGCGCTCTCCCCAAGTCCGCAAGACGTTTCGACGATGATCTCTACCGCGCCGTCGACATCTATCTCAAG GCCCATTCGGAATTGGACGAGATCGAGAGGGAGAAAGTGTGCAGCGTGATGGATCCCCTGAAGTTGTCCTACGAGGCACGGCTCCATGCGTCGCAGAACAAGCGACTGCCCTTGCAAATTGTGCTTCACGCTCTCTACTACGACCAACTGCAGCTTCGCAGCGGGGAGGAGGCAGGCGCCGCTGTGGCCGGGATACGGGAGCCGAGCCTGAAGGTCGACGTCTCGTTGATCAGGGAGAACGAGGCCCTGCGATCAGAGCTCGCGAAGATGAAGATGTACGTCTCGGATATGCAGCGAGGAGGAGGACAGGGGATGAGTGGGGTGAAGGTGGCCGGAAGCAAGaagtccttcttctcctctgttTCAAGGACTCTCGGCAAGTTCAACCCCTTCAAGCAAGCTGGTTCCAAGGATACTTCCAACATTGACGATGGAGAGCAAGTGACAAAGCCAAGGCGGAGGAGGTTCTCCCTATCCTGA